A stretch of Paracoccus sp. N5 DNA encodes these proteins:
- the pgl gene encoding 6-phosphogluconolactonase: MSLDFVEYPDREMLFLSLADRIAGQLAQHLRVNDSASLCVPGGTTPAPVYDYLSGSEIDWPRVTVLLNDERWVDGEHLRSNSRLLHRHLLKDKAQAARYIDLYTGDARPEDAAEALGAQVAPLLPLTVLLLGMGTDMHTASLFPAASETMLALAPDAAPVMAVGSIKDEPRITLTAAALKGAINTHLLITGADKRAALERAQGLDPTEAPIKAFLGDITVHWAE, encoded by the coding sequence ATGAGCCTGGATTTCGTCGAATACCCCGACCGCGAGATGCTGTTCCTGTCCCTGGCCGACCGCATCGCCGGCCAGCTAGCGCAGCACCTGCGGGTGAACGACAGCGCCAGCCTCTGCGTGCCGGGCGGCACCACGCCGGCGCCGGTCTACGACTATCTCTCGGGCAGCGAGATCGACTGGCCGCGCGTCACCGTGCTGCTGAACGACGAACGCTGGGTCGATGGCGAGCATCTGCGCTCGAACAGCCGGCTGCTGCATCGCCATCTGCTCAAGGACAAGGCGCAGGCGGCGCGCTACATCGACCTCTATACCGGCGATGCCCGCCCCGAGGATGCGGCCGAGGCGCTGGGTGCCCAGGTCGCGCCGCTCTTGCCGCTGACCGTGCTCCTGCTGGGCATGGGCACCGACATGCATACGGCGAGCCTGTTCCCGGCGGCCTCGGAAACCATGCTGGCGCTGGCCCCGGATGCCGCCCCGGTGATGGCGGTGGGCAGCATCAAGGACGAGCCGCGCATCACCCTGACCGCCGCGGCGCTGAAGGGCGCGATCAACACCCATCTTCTGATCACCGGGGCCGACAAGCGTGCCGCACTTGAGCGTGCGCAGGGCCTCGACCCGACCGAGGCGCCGATCAAGGCCTTCCTCGGCGACATCACCGTGCATTGGGCAGAGTGA
- the zwf gene encoding glucose-6-phosphate dehydrogenase, whose protein sequence is MVSRVIPVEDFDLVIFGATGDLARRKIVPGLYRRFKAGQLPASARIIGAARTRQDDAAFRAEMRAAIAEFVGKAEDPARVAAFLDLLGYVAIDARGTEGWAELKARVRPGVVHAFYFSVAPALFGDIAERLAEHGIADADSRIVVEKPFGRDLATARALNDTLARHFAEKQIYRIDHYLGKETVQNLMAVRFANILFEPLWNAQYVDHVQITVAETVGVGGRGEYYDHSGAMRDMVQNHLMQLLCLIAMEPPYHIDSDAVRDEKLKVIRALEPVAAEEIVRGQYVAGPDGPGYLEDAENRDSRTESFVALKVCIANWRWTGTPFYLRTGKRLRARTSEIVITFKEPPHSLFDDSGTHKANQLVIKLQPNEGMDLTVMIKEPGPGGMRLVQVPLDMSFADALGAEGSDMPDAYERLIMDVIRGNQTLFMRGDEVEAAWAWTDPIISAWEHGSKRPEPYDPGSSGPEEALRLLHRDNRRWREIRS, encoded by the coding sequence ATGGTTTCACGCGTGATTCCGGTCGAGGATTTCGACCTTGTGATCTTTGGCGCGACCGGCGACCTGGCGCGGCGCAAGATCGTGCCCGGCCTGTATCGGCGGTTCAAGGCCGGCCAGCTGCCGGCCAGCGCAAGGATCATCGGCGCCGCCCGCACCCGCCAGGACGACGCGGCCTTCCGCGCCGAGATGCGCGCCGCCATCGCCGAATTCGTCGGCAAGGCCGAGGATCCCGCCCGCGTCGCGGCCTTCCTGGACCTGCTCGGCTATGTCGCCATCGACGCCCGCGGCACCGAGGGCTGGGCCGAGCTCAAGGCACGGGTCCGCCCGGGCGTCGTGCATGCCTTCTATTTCTCGGTGGCGCCGGCGCTTTTCGGCGATATCGCCGAGCGGCTGGCCGAGCATGGCATCGCCGATGCCGACAGCCGCATCGTGGTGGAAAAGCCCTTTGGCCGCGACTTGGCCACGGCCCGGGCGCTGAACGACACCCTGGCCCGGCATTTCGCCGAAAAGCAGATCTACCGCATCGACCACTACCTGGGCAAGGAAACCGTCCAGAACCTGATGGCGGTGCGCTTCGCCAATATCCTGTTCGAGCCCTTGTGGAACGCGCAATATGTCGACCACGTCCAGATCACCGTCGCCGAGACGGTGGGCGTCGGCGGGCGCGGCGAATATTACGACCATTCCGGCGCCATGCGGGACATGGTGCAGAACCACCTGATGCAGCTTTTGTGCCTGATCGCCATGGAGCCGCCCTATCACATCGACTCGGACGCCGTGCGCGACGAGAAGCTGAAGGTGATCCGTGCGCTGGAGCCGGTCGCGGCCGAAGAGATCGTGCGCGGGCAATATGTCGCCGGCCCCGATGGCCCGGGCTATCTGGAAGATGCCGAGAACCGCGATTCCCGCACCGAGAGCTTCGTCGCGCTGAAGGTGTGCATCGCCAACTGGCGCTGGACCGGCACGCCCTTCTACCTGCGCACCGGCAAGCGGCTGCGCGCCCGGACGAGCGAGATCGTCATCACCTTCAAGGAGCCGCCGCATTCGCTCTTCGACGACAGCGGCACGCACAAGGCCAACCAGCTGGTCATCAAGTTGCAGCCGAACGAGGGCATGGACCTGACCGTGATGATCAAGGAGCCGGGGCCGGGCGGCATGCGCCTGGTGCAGGTGCCGCTGGACATGAGCTTTGCCGACGCGCTGGGCGCCGAGGGCTCCGACATGCCCGACGCCTATGAGCGGCTGATCATGGACGTGATCCGCGGCAACCAGACCCTGTTCATGCGCGGCGACGAGGTCGAGGCCGCCTGGGCCTGGACCGACCCGATCATCAGCGCCTGGGAGCACGGCTCGAAACGCCCCGAGCCCTATGATCCGGGATCCAGCGGCCCCGAGGAAGCGTTGCGCCTGCTGCACCGCGACAACCGCCGGTGGAGGGAGATACGATCATGA
- a CDS encoding PIN domain-containing protein — MKAVLDACVLFPTVLREILVDAAGAGLYAPVWSRRILDEWRHAADRQGLAAGVEIALLESRLPQALVAPSGGAEGLDLPDPADRHVVEAALAAGALSIVTANLRDFPRGALAAVGLTAVHPDEFLRDLYLRAPDAIAAAVAATEARALAAGGALTRKELLRRARLPRLAKAMARHEDFDTRPAGPAAGQAGLEQD; from the coding sequence ATGAAGGCCGTCCTGGACGCCTGCGTCCTGTTTCCGACCGTGCTGCGCGAGATCCTGGTCGATGCGGCGGGTGCCGGGCTTTATGCCCCGGTCTGGTCGCGGCGCATCCTGGACGAATGGCGCCATGCCGCCGACCGGCAGGGGCTGGCGGCCGGGGTCGAGATCGCGCTGCTGGAATCGCGCCTGCCGCAAGCACTGGTCGCCCCGTCGGGCGGCGCCGAGGGGCTGGACCTGCCCGATCCCGCCGACCGCCATGTCGTCGAGGCGGCGCTGGCGGCCGGCGCCCTCAGCATCGTCACCGCCAATCTGCGCGATTTTCCGCGCGGTGCGCTGGCGGCGGTCGGGTTGACGGCCGTCCATCCCGACGAATTCCTGCGCGATCTCTACCTGCGCGCGCCCGATGCCATTGCCGCCGCCGTCGCCGCGACCGAGGCGCGCGCCCTGGCCGCGGGCGGCGCGCTGACCCGCAAGGAACTGCTGCGCCGCGCCCGCCTGCCGCGCCTGGCCAAGGCGATGGCGCGGCATGAGGATTTCGACACCCGGCCGGCCGGTCCGGCCGCGGGCCAGGCCGGGCTGGAACAGGACTGA
- a CDS encoding class I SAM-dependent rRNA methyltransferase yields the protein MTADLPIIRLRPKSKPQAIRHGFPWVFADELVVDRRTRAIAPGSFAALEDAERRPMGVVTVNAESKIIARMMDPDPQAVIDSGWIAARLTRALELRERLFDAPFYRLVHAEADGLPGTIIDRFGDAAVIQPNAAWAERMVEEIAAALRAVTGVSTVILNGQGRARGLEGLPERMEVLSGGVPGPVEVPMNGAIYLADLMGGQKTGLFYDQRPNHAFAQRLAKGARVLDVFSHVGGFGLAALAAGAGQATCIDGSAAALELARGGARAMGAESRLTTRQGDAFDQMEALAAEGARFDLVICDPPAFAPSKPALEAGLRAYERVAKLAAPLVAPGGYLGLCSCSHAADLTAFRNASARGIGRGGRRMQLLHTGQAGPDHPVLPQLAESGYLKALFFRLDG from the coding sequence ATGACCGCCGATCTGCCCATCATCCGATTGCGCCCCAAGTCCAAGCCGCAGGCGATCCGCCACGGCTTCCCTTGGGTCTTTGCCGACGAGCTGGTCGTGGACCGCCGCACCCGGGCCATCGCGCCGGGCAGCTTCGCGGCGCTCGAGGATGCCGAGCGCCGGCCGATGGGCGTGGTCACGGTCAATGCCGAATCGAAGATCATCGCCCGGATGATGGACCCCGACCCGCAGGCGGTGATCGACAGCGGCTGGATCGCGGCGCGGCTGACCCGGGCGCTGGAACTGCGCGAGCGGCTGTTCGACGCGCCCTTCTATCGCCTGGTCCATGCCGAGGCCGACGGCCTGCCCGGCACCATCATCGACCGCTTCGGCGATGCCGCGGTGATCCAGCCCAATGCCGCCTGGGCCGAGCGCATGGTCGAGGAGATCGCCGCGGCGCTGCGCGCGGTCACCGGCGTCTCGACGGTGATCCTGAACGGGCAGGGCCGCGCCCGGGGTCTCGAGGGGCTGCCCGAGCGCATGGAGGTGCTGTCGGGCGGCGTTCCGGGCCCGGTCGAGGTGCCGATGAACGGCGCGATCTATCTTGCCGACCTGATGGGCGGGCAGAAGACCGGGCTGTTCTATGACCAGCGGCCGAACCACGCCTTTGCGCAGCGCCTCGCCAAGGGCGCGCGGGTGCTGGACGTGTTCTCGCATGTCGGCGGCTTCGGGCTGGCGGCACTGGCGGCGGGGGCCGGGCAGGCGACCTGCATCGACGGCTCGGCCGCGGCGCTGGAGCTGGCGCGGGGCGGGGCGCGGGCGATGGGCGCCGAATCGCGGCTGACGACGCGGCAGGGCGACGCCTTCGACCAGATGGAGGCGCTGGCGGCCGAGGGCGCGCGCTTCGACTTGGTGATCTGCGACCCGCCGGCCTTTGCGCCCTCGAAGCCGGCGCTGGAGGCGGGCCTGCGCGCCTATGAGCGGGTGGCGAAGCTGGCTGCGCCGCTGGTGGCGCCGGGCGGTTATCTGGGGCTGTGTTCGTGCAGCCACGCCGCCGACCTGACCGCCTTCCGCAACGCCTCGGCGCGGGGCATCGGGCGCGGCGGGCGGCGGATGCAGCTTCTGCACACCGGCCAGGCCGGCCCCGACCATCCGGTGCTGCCGCAACTGGCCGAAAGCGGCTATCTCAAGGCGCTGTTCTTCCGGCTGGACGGATGA
- the edd gene encoding phosphogluconate dehydratase yields the protein MTLHATIDRVTDRIRARSASSRSAYLAKIARAAEEGPRRAHLSCGNQAHAYAAMPDKDDLATSRKPNIGIVTAYNDMLSAHQPYERYPDLIRQAAHAAGATAQVAGGVPAMCDGVTQGRPGMELSLFSRDVIALASGVALTHDVFDAALYLGVCDKIVPGLIIAAGTFGHIPAVFVPAGPMPSGLPNDEKSKVRQQFATGEVGREALMAAEMASYHAPGTCTFYGTANTNQMLMEFMGLHLPGSSFVNPNTPLREALTGAAVARAAAITRLGNDYLPAGEVLDERAFVNGIVGLMATGGSTNLVLHLPAMARAAGVILDLEDFHDLSETVPLMARVYPNGLADVNHFHAAGGLGFMIGQLLEAGLLHPDVKTITGGGLEQYASEPKLRDGRVEWVEGARDSLNDRILRPASDPFAPTGGLKQLSGNLGRGVIKVSAVAPERHVIEAPARVFSDQEDVKAAFKRGEFTQDTIVVVRFQGPKANGMPELHSLTPTLAVLQDRGLRVALVTDGRMSGASGKVPAAIHISPEATDGGPLARLRDGDLLRLDAVEGTLTCLEPDFLDRPAVQHDPSRSAEGLGRELFAAFRAHVGPATEGAAVVV from the coding sequence ATGACCCTGCACGCCACCATCGACCGGGTGACCGACCGCATCCGTGCCCGCTCGGCCAGCAGCCGAAGCGCCTATCTGGCCAAGATCGCCCGCGCCGCCGAGGAAGGCCCGCGCCGGGCGCATCTGTCCTGCGGCAACCAGGCCCATGCCTATGCCGCCATGCCCGACAAGGACGACCTGGCGACCAGCCGCAAGCCGAACATCGGCATCGTCACCGCCTATAACGACATGCTCTCGGCGCATCAGCCCTATGAGCGTTACCCCGACCTGATCCGGCAGGCGGCCCATGCCGCAGGCGCCACGGCGCAGGTCGCGGGCGGGGTGCCGGCGATGTGCGACGGGGTCACGCAAGGCCGGCCGGGGATGGAGCTGTCGCTGTTTTCCCGCGACGTGATCGCGCTGGCCTCGGGCGTGGCGCTGACGCATGACGTCTTCGACGCGGCACTCTATCTGGGCGTCTGCGACAAGATCGTGCCCGGGCTCATCATCGCCGCCGGCACCTTCGGCCATATCCCGGCGGTCTTTGTCCCGGCCGGGCCGATGCCCTCGGGCCTGCCCAACGACGAGAAATCCAAGGTCCGCCAGCAATTCGCCACCGGCGAGGTCGGGCGCGAGGCGCTGATGGCGGCCGAGATGGCCAGCTATCACGCACCGGGCACCTGCACCTTCTACGGCACCGCGAACACCAACCAGATGCTGATGGAGTTCATGGGCCTGCACCTGCCGGGGTCGAGCTTCGTGAACCCGAACACGCCGCTGCGCGAGGCGCTGACCGGCGCCGCCGTCGCGCGCGCGGCCGCGATCACGCGCCTGGGCAACGACTACCTGCCGGCGGGCGAGGTGCTGGACGAGCGCGCCTTCGTCAACGGCATCGTCGGGCTGATGGCGACCGGCGGCTCGACCAACCTGGTGCTGCACCTGCCGGCGATGGCGCGGGCGGCGGGGGTGATCCTGGACCTCGAGGATTTCCACGACCTGTCCGAGACCGTGCCGCTGATGGCCCGGGTCTATCCCAACGGGCTGGCCGACGTGAACCATTTCCATGCCGCGGGGGGCCTCGGCTTCATGATCGGTCAGTTGCTGGAGGCCGGGCTGCTGCATCCCGACGTCAAGACCATCACCGGCGGCGGGCTCGAGCAATATGCCAGCGAGCCGAAGCTACGGGACGGCCGCGTCGAATGGGTCGAGGGCGCGCGGGACAGCCTGAATGACCGCATCCTGCGCCCGGCCTCCGATCCCTTCGCGCCGACCGGCGGGCTGAAGCAACTGTCGGGCAACCTGGGCCGCGGCGTCATCAAGGTCTCGGCCGTCGCGCCCGAGCGTCATGTCATCGAGGCCCCGGCCCGGGTGTTTTCCGACCAGGAGGACGTGAAAGCCGCCTTCAAGCGCGGAGAGTTCACCCAGGACACCATCGTCGTCGTGCGCTTCCAGGGCCCCAAGGCCAATGGCATGCCGGAACTGCATTCGCTGACCCCGACGCTCGCCGTTCTGCAGGATCGCGGGCTGCGGGTGGCGCTGGTCACCGATGGCCGCATGTCGGGCGCCTCGGGCAAGGTGCCGGCGGCGATCCATATCTCGCCCGAGGCGACGGATGGCGGTCCGCTGGCCCGGCTGCGCGACGGCGACCTGCTGCGGCTGGACGCGGTCGAGGGCACGCTGACCTGTCTCGAGCCGGATTTCCTGGACCGCCCCGCCGTCCAGCACGATCCGTCGCGCAGCGCCGAAGGGCTGGGGCGCGAGCTTTTCGCCGCCTTCCGCGCCCATGTCGGCCCCGCGACCGAAGGCGCGGCGGTGGTGGTCTGA
- a CDS encoding PAS domain-containing protein, with the protein MSQVQRLHHDVEWAMRAICTHRAVLILDLAGRILAVNQCCLGMCGYQRDELIGRPVVMLLDDAEKAPERLRQMLQGGEGGEARLHGLAQVAKSGRRFRVDARICRIRDEDGQICLNVLFLSESAGEQEPLRALLPRMLPATGQVIRLPGRGLENPWARPLPWAPPAPESCARRCDG; encoded by the coding sequence ATGTCCCAAGTCCAGCGGCTGCACCACGATGTCGAATGGGCGATGCGCGCCATCTGCACGCATCGCGCGGTGCTGATCCTCGATCTTGCCGGGCGGATCCTGGCGGTGAACCAGTGCTGCCTCGGCATGTGCGGCTATCAGCGCGACGAGTTGATCGGTCGGCCGGTGGTCATGCTGCTGGACGATGCGGAAAAGGCGCCCGAACGGTTGCGCCAGATGCTGCAAGGCGGCGAGGGCGGAGAGGCGCGGCTTCACGGCCTGGCACAGGTGGCGAAATCGGGGCGCCGCTTCCGTGTCGATGCGCGGATCTGCCGGATCCGGGACGAAGACGGGCAGATCTGCCTCAATGTGCTGTTCCTCAGCGAATCGGCGGGCGAGCAGGAGCCGCTGCGCGCCCTGCTGCCGCGGATGCTGCCCGCGACTGGTCAGGTCATCCGCCTGCCGGGCCGGGGGCTCGAAAATCCATGGGCGCGGCCGTTGCCATGGGCGCCGCCCGCGCCGGAAAGCTGCGCCCGGCGCTGCGACGGCTAG
- a CDS encoding low molecular weight phosphatase family protein: MAGPIPHSVLFCCDHNAIRSPMAEGMMKKFYGRAAYVQSAGVKNDMEIDGFAIAVCDEIGVELSRHRARSFEEMQAWGDDLGSFDLIVALSPASQRQALELTRVAHLDVEYWPIMDPSGLAEGREAKLALYRGVRDQIRSRMLERFGPPIEA; encoded by the coding sequence GTGGCCGGACCGATTCCCCATTCGGTGCTTTTCTGCTGTGATCACAACGCGATTCGCTCGCCCATGGCCGAGGGAATGATGAAGAAGTTCTACGGCCGCGCCGCCTATGTGCAATCGGCCGGGGTCAAGAACGACATGGAGATCGACGGCTTCGCCATCGCCGTCTGCGACGAGATCGGGGTCGAGCTGTCGCGCCACCGCGCGCGGTCCTTCGAAGAGATGCAGGCCTGGGGCGACGACCTGGGCAGCTTCGACCTGATCGTGGCGCTGTCGCCGGCCAGCCAGAGGCAAGCCCTTGAATTGACGCGGGTTGCGCATCTGGATGTCGAGTATTGGCCGATCATGGATCCCAGCGGCCTGGCCGAGGGGCGCGAGGCCAAGCTGGCGCTTTACCGCGGCGTGCGCGACCAGATCCGCAGCCGGATGCTCGAGCGTTTCGGCCCTCCGATCGAAGCCTGA
- a CDS encoding UPF0262 family protein, with protein sequence MSQASTDRICRIEIDDSALPPPTPGMEQDRRVAVFDLLEDNSFVLPGREGAPVPQGPYALALAVREKRLVFDIATEAGDRLAEFHLSLGPFRQTVKDYFQICASYFDAVKRLPPAQIEAIDMARRGIHNEGARTLQERLEGKAQIDIDTARRLFTLICALIPE encoded by the coding sequence ATGAGCCAGGCCAGCACCGACCGCATCTGCCGGATCGAGATCGACGACAGCGCCCTGCCGCCGCCGACCCCGGGCATGGAGCAGGACCGCCGCGTCGCCGTCTTCGACCTGCTCGAGGACAACAGCTTCGTGCTGCCGGGCCGCGAGGGCGCGCCGGTGCCGCAGGGCCCCTATGCCTTGGCGCTGGCGGTGCGCGAAAAGCGCCTGGTCTTCGACATCGCGACCGAGGCCGGCGACCGACTGGCCGAGTTCCACCTGTCGCTGGGTCCGTTCCGCCAGACCGTGAAGGACTATTTCCAGATCTGCGCCAGCTATTTCGACGCGGTCAAGCGCCTGCCGCCGGCGCAGATCGAGGCGATCGACATGGCGCGGCGCGGCATCCACAACGAGGGCGCCCGCACCTTGCAAGAGCGGCTGGAGGGCAAGGCGCAGATCGACATCGACACCGCCCGCCGCCTGTTCACCCTGATCTGCGCCCTGATCCCGGAGTGA
- the hisD gene encoding histidinol dehydrogenase: MPIHLSTAQPDFAERFAALLSMKREDAADVNEAVAAIIADVRARGDAALVDLTTRFDRLSLTPETLAFSAGEIAAETARVSAEDRAALVMAANRIRAYHARQMPEDMRWTDPEGASLGWRWTPVSAAGLYVPGGQASYPSSVLMNAIPARVAGVERLVICVPTPDGVVNPLVLLAAELAGVDEVYRIGGAQAVAAMAYGTATIRPVDKITGPGNAYVAAAKRHVFGRVGIDMIAGPSEVLIIAEGAQNPEWLALDLLAQAEHDADAQSILITPDADLARAVVAEVERLLPMLPRAAVAGASWRDYGTVIVTRDLAEAAALSDRLAPEHLELCVDDPEALAGQICHAGAIFLGGWTPEAVGDYVSGPNHVLPTARSARFSSGLSVMDFLKRTTIARLTPEALAAIGPAAVRLAESEGLGAHGRSVSARLAALNGGNG; this comes from the coding sequence ATGCCCATCCATCTTTCGACCGCCCAGCCCGATTTCGCCGAACGCTTCGCAGCGCTCCTGTCGATGAAGCGCGAGGATGCGGCGGATGTGAACGAGGCCGTGGCTGCGATCATCGCCGATGTGCGGGCGCGCGGCGACGCGGCGCTGGTCGACCTGACCACGCGCTTCGACCGGCTTTCCCTGACGCCGGAGACGCTGGCCTTCAGCGCCGGTGAGATCGCTGCCGAGACCGCGCGTGTCTCGGCCGAGGATCGCGCGGCGCTGGTCATGGCGGCGAACCGCATCCGCGCCTATCACGCCCGGCAGATGCCCGAGGACATGCGCTGGACCGACCCCGAGGGCGCGAGCCTGGGTTGGCGCTGGACGCCGGTCTCGGCGGCGGGGCTTTACGTTCCGGGCGGGCAGGCGAGCTATCCCTCGTCGGTGCTGATGAACGCGATTCCGGCGCGGGTGGCGGGGGTCGAGCGGCTGGTGATCTGCGTGCCGACGCCCGACGGCGTGGTCAATCCGTTGGTGCTGCTGGCCGCCGAACTGGCCGGCGTCGACGAGGTCTATCGCATCGGCGGTGCCCAGGCCGTCGCCGCCATGGCCTATGGCACCGCAACCATCCGGCCGGTGGACAAGATCACCGGCCCCGGCAATGCCTATGTCGCGGCGGCCAAGCGGCACGTTTTCGGCCGCGTCGGCATCGACATGATCGCCGGCCCCTCCGAGGTGCTGATCATCGCCGAAGGCGCGCAGAACCCGGAATGGCTGGCCTTGGACTTGCTGGCCCAGGCCGAGCATGACGCCGATGCCCAGTCGATCCTGATCACGCCCGACGCAGATCTGGCCCGCGCCGTGGTGGCGGAGGTCGAGCGCCTGCTGCCGATGCTGCCGCGCGCCGCCGTTGCCGGCGCCAGCTGGCGCGACTATGGCACGGTGATCGTGACCCGCGACCTTGCCGAGGCGGCGGCGCTGTCCGACCGGCTCGCGCCCGAGCATCTGGAGCTTTGCGTCGACGACCCCGAGGCGCTGGCCGGCCAGATCTGCCATGCCGGCGCCATTTTCCTGGGCGGCTGGACGCCGGAAGCGGTGGGCGATTACGTCAGCGGGCCGAATCACGTGCTGCCGACGGCGCGCTCGGCGCGGTTCTCTTCGGGCCTGTCGGTGATGGATTTTCTCAAGCGCACCACCATCGCCCGGCTGACCCCCGAGGCGCTGGCCGCCATCGGCCCGGCGGCGGTCAGGCTGGCCGAATCGGAAGGGTTGGGCGCGCATGGCCGGTCGGTCTCGGCCCGGCTTGCGGCATTGAACGGGGGGAATGGATGA
- a CDS encoding DUF2948 family protein, whose translation MADASFQDADPAPLALMASDAEDLVIIATLAQDAILPVTEIAYDARHRQLALLLNRFRWEDAEAARRESRPYERVRAVLLIGDVQRVQSDGIDRKDRDLILELLTLQWLPGQDGAGRLLLEFAGDGTLAVDAECLNVELRDVTRPYLAPSGKLPRHPDS comes from the coding sequence ATGGCTGACGCGAGTTTCCAGGACGCCGATCCGGCGCCGCTGGCGTTGATGGCGAGCGATGCCGAGGATCTGGTGATCATCGCGACGCTGGCGCAGGACGCGATCCTGCCGGTGACCGAGATCGCCTATGATGCCCGCCACCGCCAGTTGGCGCTGCTGCTCAACCGCTTCCGCTGGGAGGATGCCGAGGCCGCCCGCCGCGAGAGCCGCCCCTATGAGCGGGTGCGCGCGGTGCTGCTGATCGGCGATGTGCAGCGGGTGCAGAGCGACGGCATCGACCGCAAGGATCGCGACCTGATCCTGGAGCTGCTGACGCTGCAATGGCTGCCGGGCCAGGACGGCGCCGGCCGGCTGCTGCTGGAATTCGCCGGCGATGGCACGCTGGCCGTGGATGCCGAATGCCTGAATGTCGAGCTGCGCGACGTGACGCGGCCCTACCTCGCGCCCTCGGGCAAGCTGCCGCGGCATCCGGATAGCTGA